In Salinisphaera sp. LB1, one genomic interval encodes:
- a CDS encoding MFS transporter produces MTREPITRREKLGFGMGDAANNMSFAAVVMYLSYFYTNIYGISPAAVGTIFISMRAIDAITDPFMGMIADRTRSRWGRFRPYLLWFPLPLTASCILMFTTPDWGNTAKVIYAAGTYSVMSLLYTAVNIPYCSLGSVITDDNQERVSCQSYRFVMVGLVYIFLTTCVLPLTQFFGGGNDATGFQITMTIISVAALGMFMFCFSNVRERIVPTHEKRRSFRASLASVVRNRQWLIILAITFFEALQFFVRQGAAIYYAQYVMGFGTTLISVFMTGGVVASILGTATSGFYTRRLQKKWVFCFSSLLLAGFSVVLYLATGTSPVLMGGLFFIINYLHGIGAPISWAMMSDADDYGEWQSGEKNTGTTIAGNLFFLKLALAISGGITGYLLSLGGYHADAAQQGDSAIFAIVLLLTLIPAAVNVLLAAAIWAFKVDDRLVARIRTDLNTASSDTDPSDYGDLAYDSPGR; encoded by the coding sequence ATGACCCGCGAGCCGATTACGCGCCGGGAGAAACTCGGCTTCGGCATGGGCGATGCTGCGAACAATATGTCGTTCGCTGCCGTCGTCATGTATCTGTCCTATTTCTACACCAACATCTACGGCATATCGCCAGCGGCGGTCGGCACGATCTTCATATCCATGCGGGCGATCGACGCGATCACTGACCCCTTCATGGGCATGATCGCCGACCGTACGCGCAGCCGCTGGGGCCGATTCCGGCCTTATCTTCTATGGTTTCCGCTGCCGCTTACGGCCAGCTGCATCCTGATGTTTACCACGCCCGACTGGGGCAATACCGCCAAGGTGATCTACGCCGCGGGCACGTACTCGGTGATGTCGCTGCTGTACACGGCTGTGAACATCCCCTACTGCTCGCTCGGGAGCGTGATTACCGACGACAACCAGGAGCGTGTCTCCTGCCAGTCGTATCGGTTCGTGATGGTCGGCCTCGTCTATATCTTCCTGACCACCTGTGTACTGCCCCTGACTCAATTCTTCGGCGGCGGCAACGATGCCACCGGGTTTCAGATCACGATGACGATCATCAGCGTGGCGGCGCTGGGCATGTTCATGTTCTGTTTCAGCAATGTGCGGGAACGGATCGTGCCGACTCACGAAAAACGACGTTCGTTTCGAGCCTCGCTGGCCAGCGTCGTGCGCAACCGGCAGTGGCTGATCATCCTGGCGATCACTTTCTTCGAAGCGCTGCAGTTCTTCGTGCGCCAAGGAGCCGCCATCTACTACGCGCAGTATGTGATGGGGTTCGGCACGACGCTGATCTCGGTCTTCATGACCGGCGGCGTGGTCGCCAGCATTCTCGGCACCGCGACCTCCGGCTTCTATACACGTCGACTGCAGAAGAAATGGGTGTTCTGCTTCAGCTCGTTGCTGTTGGCGGGATTCTCCGTCGTGCTCTACCTCGCGACCGGCACCAGTCCCGTGCTGATGGGAGGCCTGTTCTTCATCATCAATTATCTCCACGGCATCGGCGCGCCGATCTCCTGGGCGATGATGTCGGACGCCGACGACTACGGCGAATGGCAGAGCGGCGAAAAGAACACCGGGACCACCATCGCCGGCAATCTCTTCTTTCTCAAGCTCGCGCTTGCAATCAGTGGCGGCATCACGGGCTACTTGCTGTCGCTGGGCGGCTATCACGCAGACGCTGCCCAGCAGGGCGACTCGGCGATCTTCGCGATTGTGCTGCTGCTCACCCTCATCCCCGCTGCGGTCAACGTCCTTCTGGCCGCTGCGATCTGGGCCTTCAAGGTCGACGACCGGCTGGTGGCGCGAATCCGCACCGATCTGAATACCGCCTCGTCCGACACGGACCCGAGCGACTATGGCGATCTGGCCTACGATTCGCCCGGACGCTGA
- a CDS encoding FadR/GntR family transcriptional regulator — protein MSTTRLPRSDFNLTDRLVSDIFSGRYKPGDFIPKEMQICEQFSLSRTVVRRHLSQLVDGGIIERISGYGSRVREYSEWHILDPLVTDWMTRFAAPNEEIQREVLSFRLSVEPHVAMAATRQANAHDLVAIEEAFNGMARTLKEAKSGERRRLDSESDVAFHVAIFRATHNIVWSQLSHILRPSIHLLVVESNVSASDPEDSLERHRRLMEAIRMRKVEDAFYAAHAILEGTSLALGLAHTRPEVIPVSLSD, from the coding sequence ATGAGTACGACCCGTTTGCCTCGCAGCGACTTCAACCTGACCGATCGGCTCGTGTCCGATATTTTCTCGGGGCGCTACAAGCCGGGCGATTTCATTCCCAAGGAAATGCAGATCTGTGAGCAGTTCAGCCTGAGCCGAACGGTGGTGCGGCGCCATCTTTCCCAGCTTGTGGACGGCGGCATCATCGAGCGGATATCCGGCTATGGATCGCGCGTTCGCGAGTACTCGGAGTGGCACATCCTCGATCCGCTCGTCACGGATTGGATGACGCGCTTTGCCGCCCCCAATGAGGAAATTCAGCGCGAGGTGCTGTCATTTCGCCTGAGCGTTGAACCCCATGTGGCCATGGCCGCCACCCGCCAGGCCAACGCCCACGATCTGGTCGCGATCGAGGAAGCCTTCAACGGCATGGCCCGCACGCTCAAGGAAGCCAAGAGCGGCGAACGGCGACGCCTGGATAGCGAGTCGGACGTGGCCTTTCATGTCGCTATCTTCCGTGCGACGCACAACATCGTCTGGTCTCAGCTGTCGCATATCCTCCGCCCCTCGATTCACCTCCTCGTGGTCGAGTCGAACGTCAGCGCAAGCGATCCCGAAGACAGTCTCGAGCGTCATCGGCGGCTGATGGAAGCGATCCGGATGCGCAAGGTCGAGGATGCCTTCTACGCCGCCCATGCGATTCTGGAAGGCACGAGCCTCGCACTGGGACTTGCGCACACGCGCCCGGAAGTCATTCCGGTCAGTCTCAGCGACTGA
- a CDS encoding YeeE/YedE family protein, which yields MSDIRNPERPARALEIPPAPRTGTTAIAGGISLVLLAVLFAGYGFAQGVLYVVALGLGVALYHARFGFTSAFRQLMAVGQGQTLRAHMLMLAVASLLFAPLMALGTTAFGGPLSGYVFPVGLSVAFGGFIFCIGMQLGGACASGSLYTVGSGQTSILITLFGFILGSVWGAHDFGFWLQPDFVWKKISLADTSWGYTGAVILQFIIIGAIVAATWLVERRLNPPPRKGPPSERGLKRVLRGAWPLWGGALALAVLNAATLWLSGKPWGITSAFALWGSQALSALGVDVGSWYYWSGPHAGGLHTPILADRTSVMDIGIIFGAMAASAWGGTFRIATDLPWRIILARLIGGVLMGYGARIAFGCNIGAYFGGIASFSLHGWLWGAVGLLGTVVGIKLRPVFGMGVPKLSDSSC from the coding sequence ATGTCGGATATTCGCAATCCCGAGCGCCCGGCGCGCGCGCTCGAAATACCGCCTGCGCCCCGTACGGGCACCACCGCCATCGCCGGCGGCATCAGTCTCGTGCTGCTCGCCGTGCTGTTTGCCGGCTATGGCTTCGCGCAGGGCGTTCTTTATGTCGTGGCGCTCGGCCTGGGCGTCGCGCTCTACCATGCGCGTTTCGGCTTCACCTCGGCATTCCGCCAGCTCATGGCCGTCGGCCAGGGGCAGACGCTGCGCGCGCACATGCTCATGCTGGCTGTGGCGAGCCTGTTGTTCGCGCCGCTGATGGCGCTCGGCACCACCGCCTTCGGCGGCCCGTTGTCGGGTTATGTCTTTCCGGTGGGGCTGTCGGTCGCCTTCGGCGGGTTCATCTTCTGTATCGGCATGCAGCTCGGCGGCGCCTGCGCCTCGGGCTCGCTGTATACGGTCGGCTCGGGCCAGACCTCGATCCTGATCACCCTGTTCGGCTTCATTCTCGGCTCGGTCTGGGGCGCCCACGATTTCGGCTTCTGGCTGCAACCGGACTTCGTCTGGAAGAAGATCTCCCTGGCCGATACGTCCTGGGGTTATACCGGCGCGGTGATTCTGCAGTTCATCATCATCGGCGCGATCGTGGCCGCGACCTGGCTGGTCGAGCGCCGGCTGAATCCGCCGCCACGCAAGGGTCCGCCAAGCGAACGGGGGCTTAAGCGCGTACTGCGCGGCGCCTGGCCGCTCTGGGGCGGCGCCCTCGCGCTCGCCGTGCTCAACGCGGCCACGCTCTGGCTGTCCGGCAAACCGTGGGGCATAACCAGTGCGTTCGCGCTCTGGGGGTCGCAGGCACTGTCGGCGCTGGGCGTGGATGTCGGCAGCTGGTATTACTGGTCCGGCCCGCATGCCGGCGGGCTGCATACGCCGATCCTCGCCGACCGGACGAGCGTAATGGATATCGGCATCATCTTCGGCGCGATGGCCGCCTCGGCCTGGGGCGGCACGTTCAGGATCGCTACCGACCTGCCCTGGCGCATCATCCTCGCCCGCCTGATCGGCGGCGTGCTCATGGGCTACGGCGCGCGGATCGCCTTCGGGTGCAATATTGGCGCCTACTTCGGCGGCATCGCCTCGTTTTCGCTGCACGGCTGGCTTTGGGGCGCGGTCGGTTTGCTGGGCACCGTGGTCGGTATCAAGTTGCGGCCCGTGTTCGGCATGGGCGTTCCAAAGCTGAGTGACAGCAGTTGCTGA
- a CDS encoding sigma-54-dependent Fis family transcriptional regulator, translating into MSAISAHLKEIERVAAGQPSSRDGLVVNSWLRCLHEYRLDPSQRGNAYIVPGSELREHQQQAEELIRISSAALDHLYEQVAGHNYVLLLSDARGVSVAHYRNPKLDPALRDAGLYLGADWAEDRSGTCAVGACLVSRQPITVHRDDHFDPAHIGLTCSAAPVFDTLGELVAVVDISQLRSAVPRSSQQLARHLVIATARRVELANLMSQAEGHWLLRLSRSPDFIDSDPEAAIAVDGDGQIRGMTHAAFGALSQRIGLTERSSVELIGQAIDTLFDLDADTLDQYMRGQSARDRLLFAGGQPRLFASAEPPATRTPRTIRATVPAPRDDMPDSLARLAGADETMTRLARRAARFAQRDLPVLIQGETGTGKEVFARAVHAARPDPGPFVAVNCAAIPEHLIESELFGYAPNAFTGAAKGGKRGLIDAANGGTLFLDEIGDMPLALQSRLLRVLAERCVTPVGALESRPVDIHLISATHAPLADRVATGDFREDLYYRLNAAVLKLPPLRERGDFNTLADTILVELGAEHGERYRLSGPARRRLAAHHWPGNVRELHNALAVAAALCEPPTIEMHDLPDEIGVSSACAGLEAQLADCGGNVSELARRLGVDRTTVHRRLKRLRTH; encoded by the coding sequence ATGTCAGCGATCAGTGCCCATCTGAAGGAAATCGAGCGCGTTGCGGCCGGACAGCCATCCAGTCGCGACGGTCTGGTGGTCAATTCCTGGCTGCGTTGCCTGCACGAATATCGACTCGACCCGAGCCAGCGGGGCAATGCCTATATCGTGCCGGGCTCCGAACTGCGCGAGCACCAGCAGCAGGCCGAGGAGTTGATCCGCATCAGCAGCGCTGCGCTGGATCATCTTTACGAGCAGGTGGCGGGGCATAACTACGTGCTGTTGTTGTCCGATGCACGCGGCGTGTCCGTGGCGCACTACCGCAACCCCAAGCTCGATCCGGCGCTGCGCGATGCCGGCCTGTACCTGGGCGCGGACTGGGCCGAGGATCGAAGCGGGACGTGCGCGGTAGGCGCCTGCCTGGTCTCGCGTCAGCCGATCACCGTGCACCGGGACGATCATTTCGACCCGGCCCATATCGGGCTCACCTGTTCCGCCGCGCCCGTGTTCGACACCCTGGGCGAGCTGGTGGCGGTAGTGGATATTTCGCAGCTGCGCTCGGCCGTGCCGCGCTCGAGCCAGCAGCTGGCGCGGCACCTGGTGATCGCCACCGCGCGGCGGGTGGAACTGGCCAACCTGATGAGTCAGGCCGAAGGTCATTGGCTGCTGCGCCTGTCGCGTTCGCCCGATTTCATCGACAGCGATCCGGAAGCCGCGATCGCCGTGGATGGCGACGGGCAGATCCGCGGCATGACGCATGCGGCGTTCGGTGCATTGTCACAGCGTATCGGCCTGACCGAGCGCAGTAGCGTGGAACTCATCGGCCAGGCGATCGATACCCTGTTCGATCTGGATGCCGATACGCTCGATCAGTACATGCGCGGCCAGTCGGCCCGCGACCGGCTCCTGTTCGCCGGCGGCCAGCCGCGCCTGTTCGCCAGTGCCGAGCCGCCGGCGACGCGTACGCCGCGAACCATTCGTGCCACCGTGCCGGCGCCGCGTGATGACATGCCGGACTCGCTCGCTCGCCTGGCCGGCGCGGATGAAACGATGACGCGCCTGGCACGCCGCGCTGCCCGGTTCGCCCAGCGTGATCTACCGGTGCTGATCCAGGGCGAAACCGGCACCGGCAAGGAGGTATTCGCCCGCGCCGTGCATGCCGCGCGCCCCGACCCGGGCCCGTTCGTCGCGGTGAACTGCGCAGCGATCCCCGAGCATCTGATCGAATCCGAGTTGTTCGGCTATGCGCCCAATGCCTTCACCGGTGCGGCCAAAGGGGGCAAGCGCGGGCTGATCGACGCCGCCAACGGCGGCACGCTGTTTCTCGACGAGATCGGTGATATGCCGCTGGCGCTGCAGAGCCGGTTGCTGCGCGTGCTGGCCGAGCGCTGCGTGACCCCGGTGGGCGCGCTGGAGTCTCGTCCTGTGGATATTCATCTGATCTCCGCAACCCATGCGCCACTGGCCGACCGGGTGGCGACCGGCGATTTTCGCGAGGATCTGTACTACCGGCTCAACGCCGCCGTGCTGAAACTGCCGCCACTGCGCGAGCGCGGCGACTTCAATACCTTGGCCGATACGATCCTGGTCGAGCTCGGTGCCGAGCACGGCGAGCGATATCGTCTTTCCGGGCCGGCGCGGCGCCGGCTGGCGGCGCATCATTGGCCCGGCAACGTGCGCGAACTGCATAACGCGCTGGCGGTGGCCGCGGCCCTGTGCGAGCCGCCGACCATAGAAATGCACGACCTGCCCGACGAGATCGGCGTGTCGTCGGCGTGTGCCGGCCTGGAAGCCCAGCTGGCCGACTGCGGCGGTAATGTTTCGGAACTCGCGCGCCGGCTCGGCGTGGATCGCACCACGGTTCATCGCCGCCTCAAGCGCCTGCGTACGCACTGA
- a CDS encoding 2,3-butanediol dehydrogenase — MKALRFHAARDLRIEEVEPPHDPAPGQVVVANRFCGICGTDLHEYAYGPIFIPTAPHPYSKAQLPQTLGHEFGGVVTAVGEGVTSAAVGDRVSIQPLIMPRAGDYFADRGLFHLSERLALVGLSWDYGGMSGGALVNDYNVQVIPDDMSDEQAALVEPTAVAVYACDRGGVAAGSSVLVAGAGPIGILVLLVARAAGATQLFISDVNPTRLKLAETAVPGVVAINAKSEPVGDVVRDHSEGHVGCDVAIECAGNEQTLKSALDAVRKQGVIVQTGLHAGENPLNWFDVTFKDIDVRGSWCYPTWYWPRVCRLIASGQIPSERAVTRRIPLDEAVAHGFDALLDPAGTELKILIDLENAA, encoded by the coding sequence ATGAAAGCACTGCGATTCCACGCCGCCCGGGATTTGCGGATCGAGGAAGTCGAGCCCCCGCATGATCCGGCACCAGGGCAGGTCGTCGTCGCCAACCGCTTTTGCGGCATCTGCGGCACCGATCTGCATGAATACGCCTACGGGCCCATTTTCATTCCGACCGCGCCCCATCCCTACTCGAAAGCGCAGCTACCGCAGACGCTGGGCCACGAATTCGGCGGGGTGGTGACCGCCGTGGGCGAGGGCGTGACCAGCGCCGCGGTCGGCGATCGGGTTTCGATCCAACCGCTGATCATGCCGCGTGCCGGCGATTATTTCGCGGATCGCGGGTTGTTTCATTTGTCCGAGCGGTTGGCGCTGGTGGGCCTGTCCTGGGATTACGGCGGTATGTCGGGTGGCGCGCTGGTCAACGACTACAACGTGCAGGTGATCCCGGACGACATGAGCGACGAGCAGGCTGCGCTGGTCGAGCCGACTGCCGTGGCTGTTTATGCCTGCGACCGGGGCGGCGTGGCCGCCGGTTCCAGTGTGCTGGTCGCCGGGGCCGGCCCGATTGGCATTCTGGTGCTGCTTGTCGCACGCGCGGCGGGCGCCACGCAGTTGTTCATCTCGGATGTGAATCCGACCCGGCTCAAGCTGGCAGAGACCGCGGTGCCCGGGGTGGTCGCCATCAACGCGAAGAGCGAACCGGTGGGCGATGTCGTGCGCGACCATAGCGAAGGCCATGTCGGCTGCGACGTCGCCATCGAATGCGCCGGCAACGAGCAGACGCTGAAATCGGCGTTGGACGCCGTGCGCAAGCAGGGCGTGATCGTGCAGACCGGGCTGCATGCGGGCGAAAACCCGCTCAACTGGTTCGATGTGACGTTCAAGGACATCGACGTACGCGGCTCGTGGTGCTACCCGACCTGGTACTGGCCGCGTGTCTGCCGGCTGATCGCCAGCGGGCAGATCCCGTCGGAACGGGCGGTGACGCGCCGTATCCCACTCGACGAGGCGGTCGCACACGGCTTCGACGCGCTGCTCGACCCGGCCGGCACCGAACTCAAGATCCTGATTGATCTCGAGAACGCGGCCTGA
- a CDS encoding NAD(P)/FAD-dependent oxidoreductase codes for MLDTAAGTKIQNVLSALNKALINRNIDEALELFAEDCYWRDLVAFTWNIKTVEGKAQIRDMLENRLDDVQPADWTVDDNEEPAHADGITEGFIEFDTGVARGYGYIRLKNGLIWTLLTTMHELKGYEEPKGHSRPLGAKHGEHQGEPTWAEEREAELAELGVTTQPYVLIIGGGQGGIALAARLRQHGVPALIVEKNERPGDSWRKRYKSLCLHDPVWYDHLPYIKFPDNWPVFSPKDKVGDWLEMYARVMELNFWGSTEARRASYDENTQTWTVVVDRDGEEITLHPKQLVLATGMSAKPNRPTIAGQDRFEGIQQHSSEHPGPDGMEGKQVVVIGANNSAHDICAALAEHGVDVTMVQRSSTHISRSESLMKHALGPLYSEEAVANGITTEKADLLFASIPYAIMADFQKPIFDAIREEDAEFYRQLEDAGFMLDFGPDDSGLFMKYLRRASGYYIDVGASQLIIDGRIKLASGADVKELTEHSVVLEDGRELPADVVIYATGYGSMNGWAADLISQEVADKVGKVWGLGSDTPKDPGPWEGEQRNMWKPTQQEGLWFHGGNLAQSRHYSHYLALQLKARMEGIPTPVYGLQETHHLS; via the coding sequence ATGCTGGACACTGCCGCAGGCACCAAGATCCAGAACGTGCTGTCGGCGCTCAACAAGGCGCTTATCAATCGAAATATCGACGAGGCGCTGGAGCTTTTCGCCGAGGACTGCTACTGGCGCGATCTCGTTGCCTTCACCTGGAACATCAAGACGGTCGAAGGCAAGGCACAAATTCGCGACATGCTGGAAAACCGGCTCGACGACGTACAGCCTGCCGACTGGACCGTGGACGACAACGAGGAGCCCGCGCATGCCGACGGCATCACCGAGGGCTTCATCGAATTCGATACGGGCGTGGCGCGTGGTTACGGCTATATCCGGCTCAAGAACGGCCTGATTTGGACCTTGCTCACGACGATGCACGAACTGAAGGGTTACGAGGAGCCGAAAGGCCATTCGCGTCCCTTGGGTGCCAAACACGGCGAACACCAGGGCGAGCCCACCTGGGCCGAGGAGCGGGAGGCCGAGCTGGCTGAACTGGGCGTAACGACCCAGCCCTATGTGCTGATCATCGGCGGCGGGCAGGGGGGCATTGCGCTCGCCGCACGCCTGCGCCAGCACGGCGTGCCGGCGCTCATCGTCGAGAAGAACGAACGTCCTGGGGATTCCTGGCGCAAGCGTTACAAGTCGCTGTGTCTGCACGACCCGGTGTGGTACGACCATCTGCCGTACATCAAATTCCCCGATAACTGGCCGGTGTTCTCGCCCAAGGACAAGGTCGGCGACTGGCTGGAAATGTACGCCAGGGTCATGGAATTGAACTTCTGGGGTTCGACCGAGGCCAGGCGGGCCAGCTACGACGAGAACACCCAGACCTGGACCGTGGTCGTCGACCGGGACGGAGAAGAAATCACGCTCCATCCCAAACAGCTGGTCCTTGCCACTGGCATGTCGGCCAAGCCGAATAGGCCGACCATTGCGGGCCAGGATCGCTTCGAGGGCATCCAGCAACACTCGTCCGAGCACCCCGGGCCGGACGGCATGGAGGGCAAGCAGGTCGTGGTGATCGGTGCCAACAACTCGGCGCACGACATCTGTGCGGCGCTTGCCGAACACGGGGTCGATGTGACCATGGTGCAACGATCGTCCACGCACATCTCGCGCTCTGAATCGCTGATGAAGCATGCGCTGGGCCCGCTGTATTCGGAGGAGGCCGTGGCCAACGGCATCACCACCGAAAAGGCCGATCTGCTGTTTGCCTCCATTCCCTACGCGATCATGGCCGACTTCCAGAAGCCGATCTTTGATGCCATCCGCGAGGAAGACGCCGAGTTCTATCGACAGTTGGAAGACGCTGGCTTCATGCTTGATTTCGGTCCGGACGATTCCGGCCTGTTCATGAAGTATCTGCGGCGTGCGTCCGGCTACTACATCGACGTCGGCGCGTCCCAGCTCATCATCGATGGCCGGATCAAGCTGGCCAGCGGCGCCGATGTGAAGGAACTGACCGAGCACAGTGTCGTGCTCGAGGATGGCCGTGAACTGCCGGCCGATGTCGTCATCTATGCCACCGGTTATGGTTCGATGAATGGCTGGGCGGCCGATCTGATCTCACAGGAGGTGGCCGACAAGGTCGGCAAGGTCTGGGGTTTGGGCTCCGATACGCCCAAGGATCCCGGGCCGTGGGAAGGCGAACAGCGCAACATGTGGAAACCGACCCAGCAGGAAGGCCTGTGGTTCCACGGTGGCAACCTGGCCCAGTCGCGCCACTACTCGCACTACCTCGCGTTACAACTCAAAGCGCGAATGGAAGGTATTCCCACGCCGGTCTATGGCCTGCAGGAAACGCATCACCTGAGCTGA
- a CDS encoding inorganic phosphate transporter — translation MSLIAIALIVVAFAFAWSMGAHYTGACMGMPYAANTIRLRPALLLMALFTLLGATFLSHAVLTTVGHGIVGAPRISVGAALCIVAVAFALTTCFNLLRIPTSTIQILVFAVAGVGMSLGLPIRWGTIERLVVLWAAAPLVALVLGFVFTHILSRWPAARSKSQPAIARALVAVGVLASLTMGANDVSNATAVFLSTHLFGVFAAAFVGGLGLALGVLTWGKPLLEKVAFDVVKMDLPMATAAQGVQALVVLAAVAFGYLTSMNQALVGAMAGAGLARGRDTVQWPAVKGILKGWLVGPGAGFLCGYGAAFIVRWTGG, via the coding sequence ATGAGCCTGATCGCGATCGCGTTGATTGTCGTGGCGTTCGCCTTTGCCTGGAGCATGGGCGCGCACTACACCGGCGCCTGCATGGGCATGCCGTATGCGGCGAACACGATTCGCCTGCGGCCAGCGCTGCTGCTGATGGCACTCTTCACCCTGCTCGGCGCGACCTTCCTGAGTCACGCCGTACTCACCACGGTCGGTCACGGCATCGTCGGCGCGCCACGAATCAGCGTTGGCGCGGCGTTGTGCATCGTCGCCGTCGCCTTCGCGCTCACGACCTGCTTCAACCTGTTGCGCATCCCCACCTCCACCATTCAGATTCTCGTGTTCGCGGTGGCCGGTGTCGGCATGTCGCTCGGTCTGCCCATCCGTTGGGGCACGATTGAGCGCCTGGTGGTGCTATGGGCGGCCGCGCCGCTGGTGGCCCTGGTGTTGGGGTTCGTCTTCACGCATATCCTGAGCCGTTGGCCCGCGGCCCGGAGCAAAAGTCAGCCGGCCATCGCGCGCGCCCTGGTGGCGGTCGGTGTCCTCGCCTCGCTGACCATGGGCGCCAACGATGTGTCCAACGCCACTGCCGTGTTTCTCAGCACGCATCTGTTCGGTGTATTCGCGGCCGCCTTCGTGGGCGGCCTGGGCCTGGCGCTGGGCGTGCTGACCTGGGGCAAGCCGCTGCTGGAAAAAGTGGCATTCGATGTCGTAAAGATGGACCTGCCGATGGCCACCGCCGCACAGGGTGTCCAGGCGCTGGTGGTACTCGCGGCGGTGGCGTTCGGCTACCTGACGTCGATGAATCAGGCCCTGGTGGGGGCCATGGCGGGCGCCGGCCTGGCCCGCGGACGCGACACCGTACAGTGGCCGGCGGTGAAGGGGATTTTGAAAGGCTGGCTGGTGGGGCCGGGCGCCGGATTCCTGTGCGGCTATGGCGCGGCGTTCATTGTGCGCTGGACCGGGGGCTGA
- a CDS encoding arsenic transporter, protein MLALAIFIVTLVLVIWQPKNLGIGWSALGGAAVALATGVVHGSDVAVVWHIVWDATFTFVALIIISLILDEAGFFSWAALHIARWGNGRGHLLFPLIVLLGAVIAAFFANDGAALLLTPIVIAILVRLEFSASAALAFIIATGFIADTASLPLVISNLVNIVSANFFGVSFDRYAIVMVPVDLVSITATLAVLWLAFGRRIPRRYPLDALTTPASAIIDPQVFRAAMPVLAALLAAYFVLAPWHVPYCLVTGSGALALLAIAGRWWRGGRGARVPLGPVMRNAPWQIVLFSIGMYLVVYGLGRAGLTDYGATVLHWLGAQGPIVATLGTGFLSAFVASVMNNLPSTLVGALAIKQAQVPELTRELMLYANVIGNDLGPKFTPIGSLATLLWLHVLANKGHRIGWGQYMKVGLVLTPPVLLATLMALAIWLPLVASP, encoded by the coding sequence ATGCTGGCGCTCGCCATCTTCATCGTCACCCTCGTGCTCGTCATCTGGCAGCCAAAGAATCTCGGCATCGGCTGGAGCGCGCTGGGCGGTGCCGCCGTGGCACTGGCCACCGGCGTCGTGCACGGGTCCGACGTTGCCGTGGTCTGGCATATCGTCTGGGATGCCACGTTCACCTTCGTCGCGCTGATCATCATTTCGCTGATTCTCGACGAAGCCGGCTTTTTCTCCTGGGCGGCGCTGCATATCGCGCGCTGGGGCAACGGACGCGGGCATTTACTGTTCCCGCTCATCGTGCTGCTGGGTGCGGTGATCGCGGCCTTTTTCGCCAATGATGGGGCCGCACTGCTGCTCACGCCGATCGTGATCGCGATCCTGGTCCGGCTCGAATTCTCCGCCTCGGCGGCCCTTGCCTTCATCATCGCCACCGGCTTCATCGCCGATACCGCCAGCCTGCCGCTGGTGATCTCCAATCTGGTGAATATCGTCAGCGCCAATTTTTTCGGCGTCTCGTTCGATCGCTATGCCATCGTGATGGTGCCGGTCGACCTGGTATCGATCACCGCCACGTTGGCCGTGCTCTGGCTGGCCTTCGGCCGCCGGATTCCACGGCGCTATCCGCTCGACGCACTGACGACGCCGGCCAGCGCGATCATCGATCCGCAGGTATTCCGCGCGGCCATGCCCGTGCTGGCAGCGCTGCTCGCGGCTTATTTCGTCCTTGCGCCGTGGCATGTGCCTTACTGCCTCGTGACCGGTAGCGGCGCCCTGGCCTTGCTCGCCATCGCCGGACGCTGGTGGCGCGGCGGGCGCGGGGCCCGTGTTCCGCTCGGCCCGGTCATGCGGAACGCGCCCTGGCAGATCGTGCTGTTCTCGATCGGCATGTATCTGGTGGTCTACGGGCTGGGCCGGGCCGGACTGACCGATTACGGCGCGACCGTGCTCCACTGGCTGGGGGCGCAAGGCCCGATCGTGGCCACGCTGGGTACGGGGTTTTTATCGGCCTTCGTGGCCTCGGTGATGAACAATCTGCCGTCGACGCTCGTCGGCGCGCTGGCCATCAAGCAGGCCCAGGTGCCGGAGCTCACCCGCGAGCTGATGCTCTACGCCAATGTGATCGGCAACGACCTCGGCCCCAAATTTACCCCGATCGGCAGTCTGGCCACCCTGTTGTGGCTGCATGTGCTGGCCAACAAGGGCCACCGCATCGGCTGGGGTCAATACATGAAGGTGGGTCTGGTGCTCACACCGCCCGTACTGCTGGCCACACTCATGGCTCTGGCGATCTGGCTGCCGCTGGTGGCGTCACCGTGA